Within the Miscanthus floridulus cultivar M001 chromosome 2, ASM1932011v1, whole genome shotgun sequence genome, the region CGTGGCGCGGCATCGgccagggccgacccgaaggagccggtcgcccaaggagaggctaccgaggcggccacaaagcaggcgggggaggaggcgcctacgccccgcgaggccgaggccctcgAGTCAGGTGAAGACGAGGCGCCTTCAATCGCTGAGGCCATCGAGGGcgaggtcgaggcccctaggacctccgaggcTAAGGTGGCGGAGGCCAGGGCTTCCAGGGCTTCCAAAGCCAAGGTAGCGGACGCCAGGgctcccaggaccaccgaggccgaggtggcagaggctggagctcccgggaccaccgaggccaaggtGGCAGAGGCCGGCTTGGGTGCAGCGGAGCCAGCGGCCCACGATGCGGAGACGGAGGCGAGGCAAGCTTCGGTACTGCCCCCGGTCCAAGACCCGCCACCGTcacaggagagcgcccgggaggtggaggttcattcaatctcctctgatgatacttcccaggggaaggaggtggcgggtGCCGAGGCAGCCAGCACCGCAGAGTAGCTAGCTCTGACTTCtggcgaggggagctcggccctcgtccgggtacgacccgagccccacgggtgggatagCCCGCGTGTCTTATGGCGGAgctaggacgaccctgagggggaacctctgttcgccctcgaggacgtggATGAGGGGAGGCACTGGGGCTCCTTTGAGCAATTCTGCCAGCTAGCGGAGCGGTTGCTGCGGACAAcgctgtccgtcgtggctgaCAACCTGCCCGGCGTTGCCCAGGTACGCGCTTTCCTTTCTCGTGCCGTGTCATCTTTTTCCTGAGTTTTCCTCGCAGTGCTTGATGTTTGTTctacctatccaggagctcgaggctcggtccctcgagaagtcgatgttccttcggcgggagagggacgtctgggacctgctccggcagcagaaggacctgctcgctaATGCTAATGTGCTTCTGTCGGCGCGGAGCACGgtggtggaggacctccaccttcactgtgctgacatgaaggccgaggtggccatggctcgggagcaggccgcccctttggcggcacggatcaaggagctagaggaggagctgacccgggtggccggtgAGTAGGACACCTTAAGGTCCCAGGCCGAACAAGaggcggcctctgccaaggccgtcACCGAACAACTGGAGGCGGAGCAGGGCGCGCACCggctgatgaaaggtgccctggcagaggctatcaaggtggccaaggcctcccgggtcgaggccttagcctagaaggaaaaggccgagggtgagtcctgttgagccgcaccccttgttttatttgtttttcttgcgttcgacccctaactccctgatgtgacatagagctggagagggaggcttctagggcggccgaagCCTCTTGGGTTGAGGTCCAAAACTGgagggagaaagccgagggtgagtctcataggcttgcgcccctgttcggcttgttttctttcatgcttaaccccatcctgcctgtcttggcgtagggttggagaaggaggtcacccgggcagctgaggcctctgtcgcagtgcaggcggtgctcgaggccgagatccaGGAGCACAACACGCTATAGAGCActgtccgtaccgcctgcgaggccctggaggtcgggGGGTCAAGTTGggcagctccctcgggagccgcttgatcgcgttgagcggccgagtccacgAGTGGCTCTGGGGGGCGCTGCAAACGAGcatcaagcgtgccctggccatcgtctcctcgcactacgccggcatcgaccttgaggccatcagcgacggttacatcatggctgaggatgacgagaaggacgaggaggaggtcatgaagctggtggaggcggttgaggcccctggcacggtgaaagctctagtttggttttggtgaattgatgaaaccctaagtgctaacctagtttatcaagtgatcatgagatagatagcacactccaagtgatgaagcaaatgaagatcatagcatgatgatgttgatatcataatgatgatcaagtgcttggacttggaaagaagaaagagaaaaacaaaaagatcaaggcaaaggtataaaccataggagctattttgtttttggtgatcaagacacttagagagtgtgatcacatttaggtttgatagctgtactataaagaggggtaaaactcgtatcgaaatacggttatcaaagtgccactagatgctctaacccattgcatatgcatttaggatctagtggagtgctaacacccttgaaaatgtttgtgaaaatatgctaacacatgtgcacaaggtgatacacttggtggttagcacacttgagcaagggtgaagagaacggaggagatgccagtgtcggtcaagtgaccggacgctggatccaagagcaccggacgctgactgcctacgtaCGGTCGCACTGActtggcggtacagtggctagggtttcccaccggacgctgggctgt harbors:
- the LOC136536595 gene encoding uncharacterized protein — protein: MAPGASATGLASLGGGAEDALRLAIARPRAEADTPEIRASGKYAISPMGSMAGATRSPSQRVEEALESGEGRPVPADTRAVPPPPPPPSSRMRDAVRKLLCPRSRADPKEPVAQGEATEAATKQAGEEAPTPREAEALESGEDEAPSIAEAIEGEVEAPRTSEAKVAEARASRASKAKVADARAPRTTEAEVAEAGAPGTTEAKVAEAGLGAAEPAAHDAETEARQASVLPPVQDPPPSQESAREVEDDPEGEPLFALEDVDEGRHWGSFEQFCQLAERLLRTTLSVVADNLPGVAQELEARSLEKSMFLRRERDVWDLLRQQKDLLANANVLLSARSTVVEDLHLHCADMKAEVAMAREQAAPLAARIKELEEELTRVAGLEKEVTRAAEASVAVQAVLEAEIQEHNTL